A section of the Lodderomyces beijingensis strain CBS 14171 genome assembly, chromosome: 2 genome encodes:
- a CDS encoding mitochondrial 37S ribosomal protein uS9m, with protein sequence MSLSMFKKLARTAVSSNGRLFSTSRSQFNDIVQHATTTTVTQSISFDQQAPRRNRFADRENQADQARQAQQQRNVSRRKSPYFQVTENLSMRELNRVRTLPTLSTFYGGNPVHEQNINQIKHLLRKYDSLPTRVLTNEELAQNKFIGFEEYKERTQSGTRTNQNSYKELISGLNRLRNIDLQLMPVEVIELLNKYYSTSVGRITTQRKLKELDHLGRALSSAKRKSSEAKVYLVKGDGQVMINGKNMIEYFGNIYARKNIVYPFQVVEQEGKYNVFATVSGGGYTGQSEAVMYAIAKCLVIFNPLLKPRLRKAGLMTSDSRVVERKKPGKLKARKSPTWVKR encoded by the coding sequence ATGTCGTTGCTGATGTTTAAAAAGTTGGCCCGGACGGCTGTAAGCAGCAACGGTCGattgttttcaacttcaaggTCGCAATTCAACGACATTGTCCAGCATGCTACAACCACGACCGTGACACAATCGATATCATTTGACCAACAAGCACCACGTCGGAATAGATTTGCCGATCGGGAAAACCAAGCAGATCAAGCAAGGCAAgcacagcagcaacggAACGTCAGTCGTCGGAAATCCCCCTACTTCCAAGTCACCGAGAACTTGAGCATGAGGGAGTTGAATCGAGTGCGTACCCTTCCCACATTATCGACATTTTACGGCGGTAATCCCGTGCACGAGCAAAACATCAACCAGATCAAGCATCTCTTGCGCAAATACGACTCGTTGCCCACGAGAGTATTGACCAATGAAGAACTCGCGCAGAACAAGTTCATTGGATTCGAAGAGTATAAGGAACGCACGCAATCGGGCACGAGAACGAATCAAAATAGTTATAAAGAATTGATTTCGGGGTTGAATAGGTTGAGGAATATCGATTTGCAGTTGATGCCCGTTGAAGTcattgagttgttgaataaGTATTATTCTACTAGCGTTGGCCGGATTACCACGCAGCGCAAACTTAAGGAGTTGGACCATTTGGGGCGCGCTTTATCGAGCGCCAAGCGGAAAAGCTCCGAGGCTAAAGTGTATTTGGTCAAGGGAGATGGACAAGTTATGATTAATGGTAAGAATATGATTGAGTATTTTGGAAATATCTACGCGAGAAAGAATATTGTGTATCCtttccaagttgttgagcaagagGGCAAGTATAATGTTTTCGCTACTGTTAGCGGTGGTGGCTATACGGGTCAAAGTGAAGCTGTCATGTATGCTATTGCCAAGTGTCTTGTGATTTTCAACCCGTTGTTGAAACCCAGGTTGAGAAAAGCTGGGTTGATGACTAGTGATAGCAGGGTGGTGGAGAGGAAGAAGCCTGGTAAATTGAAAGCTAGAAAATCGCCAACCTGGGTCAAGCGTTAG